The Endozoicomonas montiporae CL-33 genome contains a region encoding:
- a CDS encoding DNA polymerase II yields MDSGIIDRVIMIGEPQPDSPDWIQWVNDELSLLKSFEQAIEQRDPDIIIGWNVINFDCRLLLKRSGKYGITLKIGRNRQAARWRERSETQQGFITVPGRIVIDGIDALKSATYQFDSFSLEAVARQLLAKGKDTEDVDNRMAIIEHDFHHNKVKLANYNLQDCRLVEEIFDHTRVLDFLRLRSQLTGLELDRLGGSVAAFSNQYLPKLHRAGYIAPNLPENGGLASPGGYVMDSRPGLYRNVLVLDFKSLYPSIIRTFKIDPVGLVEGLKNPDDTIPGFRGARFSRDNHFLPGIITSLWLQRDEAKKQKDSARSQAIKILMNSFYGVLGSGGCRFYDTRLASSITLRGHEIMQQTARWIEAAGYQVIYGDTDSTFVLLEASLSPEEAEKTGQSLARSINDYWQQTIGIGWSLAAPLLPQHPAYGSVLGVSVS; encoded by the coding sequence ATGGATAGTGGCATTATTGATCGTGTCATTATGATTGGTGAGCCACAACCGGATAGTCCGGACTGGATTCAATGGGTCAATGATGAATTATCTCTGCTGAAGTCCTTTGAGCAGGCTATTGAACAGCGTGACCCGGATATTATTATTGGCTGGAATGTTATTAACTTTGACTGTCGTCTGTTATTAAAGCGATCTGGAAAATACGGCATTACCCTCAAGATTGGCAGGAATCGACAGGCTGCCCGCTGGCGTGAACGTAGCGAAACACAGCAGGGGTTTATTACTGTTCCCGGGCGGATAGTCATCGATGGCATTGATGCCTTAAAGTCTGCCACTTACCAGTTTGATAGTTTCAGTCTGGAAGCAGTTGCAAGGCAGTTGTTGGCTAAAGGCAAGGATACGGAAGATGTTGATAACCGAATGGCTATCATCGAACACGACTTTCACCACAACAAAGTCAAACTGGCAAACTATAACCTTCAAGACTGTCGCTTGGTAGAAGAAATATTCGACCACACCCGTGTACTGGATTTTCTTCGCCTGCGTAGCCAGCTAACTGGACTGGAGCTGGATCGTTTGGGTGGCTCAGTAGCAGCATTTAGCAATCAGTACCTGCCCAAGCTACACAGGGCTGGGTACATTGCGCCCAATTTACCCGAAAACGGAGGACTCGCCAGCCCGGGTGGTTATGTGATGGATTCAAGGCCGGGTCTGTATAGAAATGTTCTGGTTCTCGATTTCAAAAGCCTTTATCCCTCCATTATCAGAACATTTAAAATTGATCCTGTAGGATTGGTCGAAGGATTAAAAAATCCTGATGATACGATTCCCGGTTTTCGTGGTGCCCGCTTTTCCAGAGATAACCACTTTCTGCCCGGCATCATTACTTCTCTGTGGCTACAACGAGACGAAGCAAAAAAACAAAAAGACTCCGCTCGCTCACAGGCAATCAAGATTCTGATGAATTCGTTCTATGGTGTTCTTGGTTCTGGTGGTTGCCGGTTTTACGACACGCGTCTAGCCAGTTCAATAACGCTGCGTGGGCATGAAATTATGCAGCAAACCGCTCGCTGGATAGAGGCGGCCGGATATCAGGTGATCTATGGCGATACAGATTCAACGTTTGTTTTACTTGAAGCTTCATTATCACCTGAAGAAGCCGAGAAGACAGGGCAATCTCTGGCCAGAAGTATCAATGATTACTGGCAACAGACAATCGGGATAGGGTGGAGCCTCGCGGCTCCACTCCTCCCACAACACCCAGCGTACGGGTCCGTACTGGGCGTTTCGGTTAGTTAA
- a CDS encoding DNA polymerase domain-containing protein produces MPTIRGSETGSKKRYAGLKYTGDDVQLVFKGLETVRSDWTPLAKAFQTALFLHVFADQPLVNLVRDFVRQTLDGERDEELVYRKRLRRKLDQYVKIIPPQVRAARQADEQNRRQGKPLKYHNRGRISYVMTVNGPEAIEYRVSPIDYQHYIQKQLKPVADGVLPFIGLDFTTLVDDQINLF; encoded by the coding sequence ATGCCGACGATTCGTGGCTCAGAGACTGGTAGCAAAAAACGTTATGCGGGGTTGAAGTACACTGGCGATGACGTGCAACTGGTGTTTAAAGGTCTTGAAACTGTTCGTTCAGACTGGACTCCATTGGCTAAAGCTTTCCAGACAGCGCTTTTTCTTCATGTCTTTGCTGATCAACCCCTCGTTAATCTGGTCAGGGATTTCGTACGACAAACCCTTGATGGTGAACGGGATGAAGAACTGGTCTACCGAAAGCGGCTCAGGAGGAAACTGGATCAGTATGTTAAAATCATCCCGCCTCAGGTACGGGCTGCCCGACAGGCAGATGAGCAAAATCGGAGGCAAGGCAAACCTTTGAAGTACCATAACAGAGGTCGGATCAGCTATGTGATGACAGTCAATGGGCCGGAAGCTATTGAATACCGGGTTAGCCCTATTGATTATCAGCACTATATTCAAAAGCAATTGAAGCCGGTTGCCGATGGCGTTCTGCCCTTTATTGGACTGGACTTTACGACACTGGTGGATGATCAGATAAACTTATTCTGA
- a CDS encoding NAD(P)/FAD-dependent oxidoreductase has protein sequence MNIAVTGAGLSGIKVGSLLHKMGHNVTVFEKSRGLGGRLAHRRLNWADIDLGAQYFTARDPDFIKEVNDWCRQGSASLWNFTPYCVRDNQLSASPDDTLRYIGQPLMNQPVHHLAAGMTLKLGVTINQVVRKDKWILYGANEALFSGFDWLIMTQPAEQARKLLQGVSDIVTSIPDTVHEPCWALGLGTLGNVPEEIQGIFGDSTVRWASRLSSRPGFQNGAGVDDVWMLHFASEWSERQGKQTEVNIAQAGTLWLQNLLGRSVKPVHEYCHFWRYASIKSNEQATAYKVDESQKLALIGSWCSGGRVEGAWLSAISLFNDLFR, from the coding sequence ATGAACATAGCGGTGACTGGTGCAGGTCTGTCTGGCATAAAAGTAGGCAGTTTATTGCATAAAATGGGTCATAACGTCACTGTTTTTGAAAAAAGCCGTGGACTGGGTGGACGTCTGGCTCATCGTCGTCTGAACTGGGCGGATATTGATCTGGGTGCTCAGTATTTCACTGCCCGCGATCCTGATTTTATAAAAGAAGTTAATGACTGGTGTCGTCAGGGAAGTGCTTCACTGTGGAACTTCACCCCTTATTGTGTCCGTGATAATCAGTTGTCAGCTTCTCCAGATGACACTTTGCGCTACATTGGGCAGCCACTTATGAACCAACCGGTACATCATCTGGCAGCCGGAATGACACTCAAGCTGGGCGTTACAATTAATCAGGTGGTTCGCAAGGACAAATGGATATTATACGGTGCGAATGAAGCGCTATTTTCGGGTTTTGACTGGTTGATTATGACCCAACCTGCTGAACAGGCGCGGAAATTGTTGCAAGGAGTTTCTGATATTGTGACATCCATTCCTGATACGGTGCATGAACCCTGCTGGGCGCTCGGACTGGGTACTTTGGGCAATGTTCCTGAGGAGATTCAGGGTATTTTTGGTGACAGTACGGTTCGTTGGGCTTCTCGTCTTTCATCCCGGCCTGGGTTTCAAAACGGTGCAGGAGTTGATGATGTGTGGATGCTTCACTTTGCTTCTGAATGGTCGGAACGGCAGGGGAAGCAAACAGAGGTAAATATTGCTCAGGCAGGAACTTTATGGCTTCAAAACCTGTTGGGTCGTTCAGTAAAGCCTGTTCATGAATATTGCCATTTTTGGCGATACGCGAGCATCAAGAGTAATGAGCAGGCTACTGCTTATAAGGTTGATGAATCTCAGAAACTGGCCCTGATAGGCTCATGGTGTTCCGGGGGCAGGGTAGAAGGAGCGTGGTTATCAGCAATCAGTTTGTTTAACGACCTCTTTAGGTAA
- a CDS encoding DUF3429 domain-containing protein, with translation MIYLAWLGVVPFILSILLNFFDYSLGAYSGAQIFVFYSVIICCFMAGTLWGQAIKDNVNWLKKAFASNLIALTVFFCLIFGGTKTVLLTMVICYLLLVIYECILYRQSDDKTMMSNYIRMRIQVTLTVVVLHIALYLSL, from the coding sequence ATGATCTATCTGGCTTGGCTCGGTGTTGTTCCCTTTATACTGTCCATCTTGTTGAACTTTTTTGATTATTCGCTGGGTGCCTATTCTGGTGCACAAATTTTTGTTTTTTACTCGGTCATCATTTGCTGCTTTATGGCTGGAACACTATGGGGTCAGGCGATAAAGGACAATGTTAACTGGTTGAAGAAAGCCTTTGCCAGTAACCTGATTGCACTGACGGTGTTCTTTTGTTTGATTTTTGGTGGAACAAAAACAGTACTGCTGACTATGGTGATCTGCTATCTGTTGCTGGTTATTTATGAATGTATTTTATACAGGCAGAGCGACGATAAAACGATGATGAGCAACTATATCAGGATGCGAATTCAGGTGACACTGACCGTTGTTGTTTTGCATATTGCTCTGTACCTATCGCTTTAA
- a CDS encoding IS1-like element transposase — MAVVKVVCIHCNQSKDVVRNGKAKSGLQRFLCRICHKSFQLDYLYNANQPDTHEQIVQLTINGSGVRDIERVLKISRTTVIAHLKDYRRLR; from the coding sequence ATGGCTGTCGTAAAAGTAGTTTGTATTCACTGTAACCAATCTAAAGATGTTGTTAGGAACGGCAAGGCCAAATCAGGCCTCCAGAGATTTCTTTGCCGCATATGTCACAAGAGCTTTCAACTGGATTATCTCTACAACGCTAACCAGCCAGACACCCATGAACAGATCGTTCAGCTGACTATTAATGGCTCTGGTGTCAGAGACATAGAGCGTGTTCTCAAAATTAGTCGAACCACTGTCATCGCCCATTTAAAAGACTATCGCCGCCTCAGGTAA
- a CDS encoding transposase gives MLIRPLPVVTAFLDALNDSLKSINSSAQLSRSQKVALGVFIMGIVVTKTINWAAFERRSLGRFKATRLCWMFYQAEIAWQSLLQASVRNILLRYGIQSGTLAIDDTGKKRTKRTSKIDGAHKIKDKSTGGYFNGQELVFMVLVTEVATFPVGFRFYIPDPELSAWRKKDKALRKQGIQKKERPNRPEPDHVRYPTMQSLTLVMLQEFVDSFPNITIKAILADALYGTGDFMDKAAEITGGAQVVSQLRSNQKVSNRNHSEATLKAYFSRQKGAETQLIIRGGKEEQVTMLAARLYVKAHGKRRFVIALKYEGEEDYRYLVASDMSWRHTDIARIYTLRWLVEVFIQDWKAHCGWNRLSKQQGADGSQRGVILSLLCEHMLLLHPEQFVLLKNKQAGMPAGCLIERLNAEALLATVKSVVESEDPDTELKALALALEHTLPKRESSRHMAGRDLGEQKATDSLKAHARKFKLLDAA, from the coding sequence TTGCTAATTCGCCCATTACCCGTTGTCACTGCCTTTCTGGATGCTTTGAATGATTCGCTCAAGTCCATCAATTCCTCTGCGCAGTTGAGTAGATCCCAGAAAGTGGCACTGGGCGTTTTTATCATGGGAATCGTGGTAACTAAAACTATTAACTGGGCTGCTTTTGAGCGCAGAAGCTTAGGCAGATTCAAAGCGACCCGTCTGTGCTGGATGTTTTATCAAGCAGAAATTGCATGGCAAAGCCTGCTACAGGCCAGCGTCAGAAATATTCTTCTACGCTATGGAATACAAAGTGGAACCCTTGCTATCGACGATACAGGAAAAAAGCGCACTAAAAGGACTTCAAAAATCGACGGTGCCCATAAGATAAAAGACAAATCAACAGGTGGTTATTTTAATGGGCAGGAACTGGTGTTTATGGTGCTCGTTACTGAAGTAGCTACCTTTCCAGTAGGGTTTCGCTTTTATATTCCTGACCCTGAGTTATCTGCATGGAGGAAGAAAGACAAGGCGCTCAGGAAGCAAGGCATTCAGAAAAAAGAACGACCGAACCGTCCTGAGCCAGATCATGTTCGTTACCCCACCATGCAGTCGTTGACGCTGGTTATGCTGCAAGAATTTGTTGATTCGTTTCCCAACATTACGATCAAAGCAATTCTCGCTGATGCACTGTATGGCACAGGAGACTTTATGGATAAGGCTGCGGAAATAACAGGCGGAGCCCAGGTTGTCAGCCAACTGCGCTCGAATCAGAAAGTATCCAACCGAAACCACTCGGAAGCGACTCTCAAAGCTTACTTTTCGCGCCAGAAAGGCGCTGAAACTCAACTCATAATACGCGGTGGCAAAGAAGAGCAGGTCACGATGCTGGCTGCTCGGCTGTATGTTAAGGCTCATGGGAAAAGACGTTTTGTTATTGCCCTGAAGTATGAGGGTGAAGAGGATTATCGCTATCTGGTGGCTTCAGATATGTCATGGCGGCATACCGACATAGCCAGGATTTACACCTTGAGGTGGTTGGTCGAGGTTTTCATTCAAGACTGGAAAGCTCATTGTGGCTGGAACAGGTTGAGCAAACAGCAAGGTGCTGACGGATCGCAGCGCGGCGTGATCCTGAGCCTGCTGTGCGAACACATGCTGTTACTGCACCCTGAGCAATTCGTCCTACTGAAAAACAAACAGGCCGGAATGCCCGCAGGCTGTCTGATCGAACGCCTCAATGCAGAAGCCTTGCTTGCTACGGTGAAATCAGTGGTTGAATCGGAAGATCCAGATACCGAGCTTAAGGCTCTGGCCTTAGCCTTAGAGCATACTTTGCCCAAGCGGGAGTCGAGCAGGCATATGGCTGGTAGAGACCTGGGAGAACAAAAGGCAACTGACTCACTCAAAGCACACGCCCGGAAGTTTAAACTTTTAGATGCAGCTTAG
- a CDS encoding VC0807 family protein: protein MTIGTPRGKTKKQENFLLNILLNVAIPSLILTKLSGEAHLGAFWGLIVALIFPITYGIYDFCTREKVNFFSIFGFISTLLTGIIGLLELSKSVLILKETSMPLLIMTSLILFKDKASSFMKEAFSQAIDFNKIEEAIGRQQLDKKFSDLMLIFKGAFLVSASLNFFLTSTIIQSEPGTSEYTAELGRMVALSTPVIAIPCTAIMMIAIYRFFNSISAATGLSTNELIQQ from the coding sequence ATGACAATCGGAACCCCCAGAGGAAAAACCAAAAAGCAGGAAAACTTCCTGCTAAATATCCTGTTGAATGTCGCCATTCCATCCCTGATCCTGACCAAGCTTTCCGGAGAAGCCCATCTGGGCGCATTCTGGGGATTGATTGTAGCTCTGATCTTTCCGATCACTTACGGTATTTACGACTTTTGCACCAGAGAAAAAGTGAACTTTTTCTCTATCTTCGGTTTCATATCGACACTGCTGACCGGCATTATTGGGTTGCTTGAGCTGTCGAAGTCAGTACTCATTCTGAAAGAAACCTCAATGCCACTCTTGATTATGACCTCACTGATCCTCTTCAAAGATAAAGCCAGCAGTTTCATGAAAGAAGCTTTCAGTCAGGCCATTGACTTCAATAAAATCGAGGAGGCGATTGGCAGGCAACAGCTGGATAAAAAATTCTCCGACCTTATGCTTATTTTTAAGGGGGCTTTTTTAGTATCTGCCTCTTTAAACTTCTTTCTTACAAGCACCATTATCCAGAGCGAGCCCGGTACGAGCGAGTACACTGCAGAGCTGGGGCGTATGGTTGCTCTAAGCACTCCTGTTATTGCGATACCCTGTACGGCGATCATGATGATTGCAATCTATCGGTTCTTTAACTCCATATCAGCGGCAACAGGCCTTTCCACTAATGAACTGATTCAGCAATAA
- a CDS encoding type II toxin-antitoxin system HipA family toxin, producing the protein MRVRKLNVHRRFSDGSKHKVGELAQNQQGIFFQYDDQYLADFHSLSPFTLPFESSLNLGPGQPHQGLQGVFADSLPDGWGLLLMDRVFRQQGILPHQISAMDRLAFIGERGMGALSYSPAMDHSSGGDDLLSDIALLGQGAQQIFEGETDDILPVLAQAGGSGGARPKVSVWLDPDNTRYVSTQPQSCLSPWLVKFTSKSLPLGHEESLCEALWLTLAKQAGLTTPQWQLIHDTGSSGAKVWLALKRFDCSGKRSDNLSQYGRLHMHTLCGLMDADFRQPSMDYDDLLKVSQVLCQNPAVAQEQFARAMFNLFAMNQDDHTKNWSFLMDDHGRWSLAPFYDVTFSPTPYSQHMTAYMGYGSQPPLKVIQKLAKQANFANWNQARQVIEHVIDSVQSWSQQAKFFDIKPETQKLIGKQLHETWQANKGLLS; encoded by the coding sequence ATGAGAGTTCGCAAGCTTAATGTACACCGCAGATTCAGTGATGGCTCAAAGCATAAAGTCGGGGAGCTGGCGCAAAATCAGCAAGGCATTTTCTTTCAGTACGATGATCAATATCTCGCTGACTTTCATAGTCTGTCTCCTTTCACTCTGCCATTTGAATCTTCGTTAAACCTTGGACCCGGACAGCCGCACCAGGGATTACAGGGGGTTTTTGCTGACTCCTTGCCTGATGGCTGGGGCTTGCTGTTGATGGACAGAGTCTTTCGTCAACAGGGTATACTTCCACATCAGATATCCGCGATGGATCGCCTGGCATTTATCGGCGAGAGGGGGATGGGAGCTCTGAGCTATTCCCCTGCAATGGATCATTCATCCGGTGGGGACGACCTGTTATCGGACATCGCACTGCTGGGACAGGGAGCCCAACAGATTTTTGAGGGTGAGACTGACGACATATTGCCTGTTCTGGCTCAGGCCGGTGGTTCAGGTGGTGCCAGACCTAAGGTGTCTGTGTGGCTTGATCCGGATAATACCCGCTATGTCAGTACCCAGCCGCAAAGTTGCTTAAGCCCATGGTTGGTGAAGTTTACGTCGAAGAGTCTCCCTCTTGGCCATGAAGAAAGCTTGTGTGAAGCACTTTGGTTGACTCTGGCAAAGCAGGCCGGGCTGACGACACCACAATGGCAGCTCATTCATGATACCGGAAGCTCCGGTGCAAAAGTCTGGTTAGCACTGAAGCGATTTGATTGCTCAGGAAAACGTTCTGACAACCTGTCACAGTACGGGCGTCTTCACATGCACACCTTATGCGGTCTTATGGACGCCGACTTCCGGCAACCCTCAATGGATTATGATGATCTTCTGAAGGTGAGCCAGGTATTGTGTCAGAATCCGGCGGTGGCACAGGAGCAATTTGCCAGGGCTATGTTCAACTTGTTTGCAATGAATCAGGATGATCATACGAAAAACTGGTCTTTTTTAATGGATGACCATGGTCGTTGGTCATTGGCTCCTTTTTATGATGTCACGTTCAGCCCAACACCTTATAGCCAGCATATGACGGCCTATATGGGATACGGTTCACAGCCCCCACTGAAAGTCATTCAGAAACTGGCAAAACAGGCGAACTTTGCAAACTGGAATCAGGCCCGGCAAGTCATTGAACACGTTATAGATTCTGTACAAAGCTGGAGTCAGCAAGCCAAGTTTTTCGACATTAAACCTGAGACGCAAAAATTAATTGGCAAGCAGTTACACGAAACCTGGCAGGCCAACAAGGGCTTACTCAGTTGA
- a CDS encoding IS630 family transposase: MPKIILTDQQKAALESRHKKSQDARDCDRIKAVLLRSEGWTPSSIAQALRKSEFTICRHLDDYLKKEKLKPDNGGSESYLNDEQTRQLIEHISEHTYAHTHQIVAYISDRWDIKYTVSGLNKWLHQKGFTYKKPKGVPHKADADKQAEFVKHYDALKASLPEDEVLLFMDAVHPTQATKITSGWIRKGVDKIINTTGSRTRLNIVGAIELNNLSAAVFDQFKTVNGEAIIKFFRTVRASYASMTVIHIVLDGAGYHRSKEVVEEAEKLGIKLHYLPPYSLNLNPIERLWKVMNEYARNNEYFAKAKEFREKINHFLDVTLPEIGASLVSRINDSFQRLNPAS, translated from the coding sequence ATGCCTAAAATCATTTTGACTGATCAGCAAAAAGCAGCTCTGGAATCCCGCCATAAAAAGTCGCAGGATGCCCGAGATTGTGACCGTATAAAAGCAGTTTTGCTCAGATCTGAAGGTTGGACTCCGTCTTCTATCGCACAAGCCTTGAGAAAAAGTGAATTCACTATTTGTCGCCACCTTGATGACTATCTGAAAAAGGAAAAACTCAAGCCTGACAACGGTGGTAGCGAAAGCTATTTGAATGATGAACAAACCCGGCAGCTAATCGAGCATATTTCTGAACACACCTATGCTCATACGCATCAGATCGTCGCCTACATTTCTGATCGCTGGGACATCAAATACACCGTATCAGGTCTGAACAAGTGGCTGCATCAGAAAGGCTTTACCTATAAAAAACCAAAAGGCGTTCCGCACAAGGCTGATGCTGACAAACAAGCTGAATTTGTCAAACACTATGATGCCCTGAAGGCCTCATTACCAGAGGATGAAGTGTTGCTGTTCATGGATGCAGTTCATCCAACACAGGCCACCAAAATCACTTCAGGATGGATTCGCAAAGGGGTTGATAAGATCATCAACACGACGGGGAGCCGTACCCGATTAAACATTGTTGGCGCCATTGAACTGAACAATCTATCTGCCGCTGTTTTCGATCAGTTCAAGACCGTCAACGGCGAAGCGATTATCAAGTTTTTCAGAACAGTTCGGGCATCCTACGCATCCATGACAGTCATCCATATAGTGCTTGACGGTGCTGGTTATCATCGTTCAAAAGAGGTGGTAGAGGAGGCGGAAAAATTGGGTATAAAACTACATTACCTACCACCTTACAGCTTAAATCTGAACCCGATTGAGCGATTATGGAAGGTGATGAATGAATATGCTCGGAATAATGAATACTTTGCCAAGGCTAAAGAATTTCGAGAAAAGATTAATCATTTTCTGGACGTTACGTTACCTGAAATTGGTGCTTCGTTAGTCAGCAGAATTAACGATAGTTTTCAGAGGCTAAATCCTGCATCTTGA
- a CDS encoding IS1380 family transposase has translation MPKSTQEQLRFHPSNGKTIRADFNGGELSSDFGTLLLRETILQSGLICKMTDAINDRRHQSYIDHSLKELLVQRVLQMACGYEDANDSNRLRKDPMFKLATGRNPLDSDNHLASAPTFTRLGQSMTRSDIYRMAEAFVHHFISSYKLPPPVIVIDLDHTPAITHGGQQMNLFNAKYQDYCYLPLMIFEGLSGKLITAILRPGKTPTGKENAAILERVIRLLRKKWPKTHLLVRGDSHFAQPELMWVVQNAPHSDYVLGKGAGHKTALRPKAKELLDEARQALKVKTELARLNNMPEPDRLRLYGEAEYQAKSWKGLDTRIIYKAEVNQKGDNPRFIVTSMKEASPEVIYEELYCPRGQDENFIKHLKSDLSGDRLSDQGFLANHLRMFYACAAYVLHYELRTKTLKGTELEKAQPSTVIMKLCKVAVKVVEYKDRIKLHLPRSCPFKRLLQHVTEVFYQMPILRPG, from the coding sequence ATGCCCAAATCTACACAAGAACAGCTTCGTTTTCATCCCTCAAATGGAAAAACCATCCGGGCAGACTTCAATGGTGGGGAGTTATCTTCTGACTTTGGCACTCTGCTGCTACGGGAAACCATTCTGCAGAGCGGTCTTATCTGCAAAATGACTGATGCCATCAATGACAGACGCCATCAATCCTATATCGACCACTCCCTGAAAGAACTTCTGGTTCAGCGGGTTCTGCAAATGGCCTGCGGCTATGAAGATGCCAACGACAGTAACCGTTTGCGTAAAGACCCTATGTTCAAACTGGCCACTGGTCGCAATCCGTTGGACAGCGATAACCATCTCGCATCAGCGCCCACTTTTACCCGGCTGGGACAATCTATGACCCGCTCCGACATTTACAGGATGGCTGAAGCATTTGTGCATCACTTTATCAGCAGTTACAAGCTGCCACCTCCGGTGATCGTTATCGATCTTGATCATACACCGGCCATTACTCATGGTGGCCAGCAGATGAACCTGTTTAATGCCAAATATCAGGACTACTGCTACTTGCCCCTGATGATTTTTGAGGGACTCAGCGGCAAGCTGATTACGGCGATTCTTCGTCCGGGGAAAACCCCAACGGGCAAGGAAAATGCAGCCATTCTCGAACGGGTCATTCGGCTGCTTCGGAAAAAGTGGCCGAAGACCCATCTACTGGTTCGGGGAGACAGCCACTTCGCTCAACCAGAGTTAATGTGGGTGGTTCAGAATGCCCCTCATTCGGATTATGTCTTGGGCAAAGGTGCAGGCCACAAAACGGCTTTGCGGCCAAAAGCCAAAGAGTTGTTGGATGAAGCGCGCCAAGCTCTGAAGGTCAAGACTGAGCTGGCAAGACTGAACAACATGCCAGAACCTGATCGGCTCAGACTTTACGGGGAAGCAGAATACCAGGCCAAGAGCTGGAAAGGTCTCGATACCCGGATAATTTACAAGGCGGAGGTCAACCAAAAAGGCGACAACCCTCGTTTCATTGTGACGTCGATGAAGGAAGCTTCTCCAGAGGTAATTTATGAAGAGCTTTACTGTCCAAGAGGACAGGATGAGAACTTCATCAAACATCTGAAAAGTGATCTGTCCGGCGACAGATTGTCCGATCAGGGCTTTTTGGCTAACCATTTGAGAATGTTTTATGCCTGTGCCGCTTATGTTTTGCACTATGAGTTAAGAACCAAGACTTTGAAAGGTACGGAGCTGGAAAAAGCGCAGCCATCAACGGTGATCATGAAGCTCTGTAAAGTTGCAGTCAAAGTGGTTGAATATAAAGACCGAATTAAACTTCATCTGCCGCGTAGCTGCCCATTCAAGAGGCTTTTGCAGCATGTGACAGAAGTCTTTTACCAGATGCCGATACTTCGACCGGGGTAG
- a CDS encoding IS5 family transposase encodes MDRTRLLDDQWLNILSLLSSFPQVRIGQHDKCRAFIEAVLWILRTGAQWRQLPKERGQWNSVFKRYSRWCGYGIWTGLLESIAQDADYQHVSIDSTVIRAHACAAGAKNSTAEDEAMGRSKGGFSCKVHALTDALGLPVRFIITPGQAADIKEAIPLMENISTEALLADKGYDSDYLVQWLAERNIQAVIPPKANRREPHDCDWWLYKERHGVECMFGKIKHYRRVSSRFEKKAINYLGMLAIVAIMLWLR; translated from the coding sequence ATGGACAGAACTCGATTACTGGACGATCAGTGGCTTAATATCCTCTCTCTACTCAGCAGCTTCCCTCAAGTACGCATTGGTCAGCATGACAAATGTCGGGCTTTTATTGAAGCTGTTCTCTGGATACTCAGAACGGGTGCACAATGGCGACAGTTACCAAAAGAAAGAGGACAGTGGAACTCTGTTTTTAAACGCTACTCCCGTTGGTGTGGCTATGGAATCTGGACGGGGCTTTTAGAGTCAATTGCACAAGATGCAGACTATCAGCACGTCTCAATTGATAGCACTGTTATCCGCGCACATGCCTGTGCTGCCGGGGCTAAAAACAGTACTGCTGAAGATGAAGCCATGGGTCGCTCAAAAGGCGGTTTTAGCTGTAAAGTCCATGCTTTGACTGATGCATTGGGTTTACCTGTTCGGTTTATCATTACTCCAGGTCAGGCGGCAGATATCAAAGAGGCTATACCTCTTATGGAAAACATCAGCACAGAAGCTTTGCTTGCCGACAAAGGCTATGATTCAGATTACTTAGTCCAGTGGCTTGCAGAGCGAAATATACAGGCAGTTATACCTCCAAAGGCAAATCGTCGAGAGCCACATGATTGTGACTGGTGGCTATACAAAGAGAGGCATGGTGTTGAGTGTATGTTTGGAAAAATAAAGCATTATCGCCGTGTATCGAGTCGTTTTGAGAAAAAAGCCATCAACTATTTAGGAATGCTGGCCATCGTAGCTATCATGTTGTGGCTACGATGA